In Anoplopoma fimbria isolate UVic2021 breed Golden Eagle Sablefish chromosome 12, Afim_UVic_2022, whole genome shotgun sequence, one DNA window encodes the following:
- the ubiad1 gene encoding ubiA prenyltransferase domain-containing protein 1, with amino-acid sequence MAKEQKQSRVETFVLAGSNGHNGQEWHTGLSNLAYHPPGTNHMSRMARVASDVRHKCAAYVLALRPWSFSASLTPVALGGALAYKLGGSVDLVILMVCAVTVLVVHGAGNLVNTFYDFSKGIDHKKSDDRTLVDEILAPQDVVMFGALLYSLGCLCATLLYFLSTLRLEHLALIYFGGLSSSFLYTGGIGLKYVALGDVVILITFGPLAVMFSHAVQVGYLSVLPLVYAIPLALNTEAILHSNNTRDMDSDKQAGIVTLAILIGPTLSYVLYNLLLFVPYVLFCILATRYTISMALPLLTLPMAFPLEKQFRSRCYAKIPQKTAKLNLLMGLFYVFGIILAPPGSLPSL; translated from the exons ATGGccaaagagcagaaacaaagcaGGGTAGAAACATTTGTACTGGCTGGATCAAATGGTCACAACGGCCAAGAATGGCACACTGGTCTGAGTAACTTGGCCTATCATCCTCCTGGCACTAACCACATGTCCAGGATGGCCCGCGTTGCTTCCGATGTAAGGCACAAGTGTGCGGCCTATGTGCTGGCACTGAGGCCGTGGAGCTTCAGCGCCTCGCTCACACCGGTGGCCCTCGGAGGCGCCTTGGCGTACAAATTGGGGGGCTCTGTGGACTTGGTCATCCTGATGGTGTGCGCGGTGACCGTCCTCGTGGTCCACGGGGCGGGAAACCTTGTGAACACCTTCTACGACTTCTCCAAAGGGATCGACCACAAGAAGAGCGACGATAGGACTCTCGTGGATGAAATCTTGGCACCGCAGGATGTCGTCATGTTCGGAGCGTTGTTGTATTCTTTGGGGTGCTTGTGTGCCACTCTGCTCTATTTCCTGTCTACGCTCAGACTGGAGCACCTAGCCCTCATTTACTTCGGGGGACTGTCCAGCTCCTTTTTATACACTGGAG GCATCGGCCTCAAGTACGTGGCCCTAGGAGACGTGGTGATCCTCATCACCTTCGGCCCGCTGGCTGTCATGTTCTCCCACGCGGTGCAGGTCGGCTATCTGTCAGTGCTGCCGCTGGTGTACGCCATCCCGCTGGCCCTCAACACAGAAGCCATCCTCCACAGCAACAACACCAGAGACATGGACTCTGACAAGCAGGCGGGCATCGTCACCCTGGCCATCCTAATAGGCCCCACGCTGTCCTACGTCCTCTACAACCTCCTGCTCTTCGTCCCCTACGTGCTCTTCTGCATCCTCGCCACCCGTTACACCATCAGCATGGCGCTGCCTCTGCTCACACTGCCCATGGCCTTCCCTTTGGAGAAGCAGTTCCGCAGCAGATGCTACGCCAAGATCCCCCAGAAGACGGCAAAGCTCAACCTCCTCATGGGACTTTTCTACGTGTTCGGGATTATTCTGGCCCCCCCTGGAAGCTTGCCGTCATTGTGA